In Elaeis guineensis isolate ETL-2024a chromosome 1, EG11, whole genome shotgun sequence, a genomic segment contains:
- the LOC109505451 gene encoding uncharacterized protein translates to MSNIPSLQSFGFPPFFPPSPPAKQPPRPRPPPVAPPIVPAPPRPQPPPVAPPVVPAPPRPRPPPLAPPVVPAPPRPLPPPVAPPIVPTPPRPRPPPVAPPVVPAPPRPQPPPVAPPVVPAPPRPQPPPVAPPVVPAPPPVAPPVVPAPPCPLPPPIAPPVVPPPPPVTPPSPTPNTVIVIVFVSLGGLLFLAFLAAALFCFLKKKKKKKMVQENDVVNVEDHLRVHETIVPGPHGSQLVAMAVDEDLRVQEVMKKNEFASEASGTKLGFGGSWNKQGGSCSSSGL, encoded by the coding sequence ATGTCTAACATCCCCTCCCTCCAGAGCTTTGGCTTTCCACCATTCTTCCCACCTTCTCCTCCTGCTAAACAACCACCCCGCCCGCGGCCACCCCCTGTTGCACCACCAATTGTCCCGGCGCCACCCCGCCCTCAGCCACCCCCTGTTGCACCACCAGTTGTTCCGGCACCACCCCGCCCGCGGCCACCCCCTCTTGCACCACCAGTTGTTCCGGCACCACCCAGGCCGCTGCCACCCCCTGTTGCACCACCAATTGTCCCGACGCCACCCCGCCCCCGGCCACCCCCTGTTGCACCACCAGTTGTCCCGGCACCACCGCGCCCGCAGCCACCCCCCGTTGCACCACCAGTTGTCCCAGCACCACCGCGCCCGCAGCCACCCCCCGTTGCACCACCAGTTGTCCCGGCACCACCCCCCGTTGCACCACCAGTTGTCCCAGCACCACCCTGCCCGCTGCCGCCACCTATTGCACCACCAGTTGTACCGCCACCACCCCCCGTCACTCCCCCATCGCCGACCCCCAACACTGTCATCGTTATCGTGTTCGTCTCGCTCGGCGGCCTCCTCTTCCTCGCATTCCTCGCGGCTGCTCTCTTCTGTttcctcaagaagaagaagaagaagaagatggtccAAGAGAATGATGTTGTGAACGTCGAAGACCACCTACGCGTCCATGAAACCATAGTTCCAGGCCCCCATGGCTCACAACTGGTGGCCATGGCGGTCGACGAAGATCTCAGAGTTCAGGAAGTGATGAAGAAGAACGAATTCGCCTCCGAAGCCTCGGGCACCAAGCTAGGGTTTGGAGGCAGCTGGAACAAACAAGGAGGGAGCTGCAGTTCCTCCGGGCTCTAA